A region of the Microcystis aeruginosa FD4 genome:
AGTTGAACAGGAAAGGCAGAAATCCGCAAAATTAGCGGCTAAACTGCGGGAATTGGGCATAAATCCCGATGAAAATCTCTAATCTTTTTCTGTCATCCCTTGGACTTAATTAGGGTTTGCAGCAAAAAGTACGGGCGAAGCATTCGGATAGAAAATCTATGGTTTCACCGATAGGTTATTGCCCGAATGCTTCGCCCCTACAGGACGCGGGCCGATGAAGACGCAAGGTTTTGAAGCACGATTCTCTCAAAATCTTGCACCTGTTTCGCTCGTAAAGCCACAAAACCCTTACCTTGCCTACATTTCACATTTATTCAGCAAGTCCTAATTAGATAACCACATCGTTGCTCACCTTGGTTGATCCAGTGAGTCCGTTCGATCGTACAATCGGGTAGCAGCAGCGCAAACATTTCTAATTCATGGCCACAGATACTGGGATAGGAACCAGCCACCTCAGCAATAGCGCAATGATGCTCGGCTAGGACATAACTTTTTTCTGCTTCCAGTGCCACTAATTCTGCCATGTAACCCTCTTCTTGGCGAATTTCCAGCAATTTTCTCATTCTTTCCCCTAAAGACCCCTTCCCGACCCGCAATTGATATTCTGCCGCTTTGTGTTGCCACTGTTTTTTGAGAATTTCCCCCACCTGTTGCTCTCCCACCGTCTCCACCAGAGTATTGAGGAAAGAAACAGCGAAATTATCGTAATTATGGGGAAAACGGCCACGACCTTGACGACTGAGACGATAAATGTGCTGGGGTCGTCCTATCTTATTTTGTACCGCAAAATATTCGATCAGTCCTTCCCCCTCCAAATCCTTAAGATGGCGGCGCGTCGCTTGCGGACTAATACTTAACTCCTCAGCCAAGTCTTGGGCGGTAGATTGACCGTTTTTGAGCAAATATTGCAGAATATCGTCTTTCGTCGAGGCGGGTTGAGTCGTGGTCATGATACCAAAAACAGAGGCTTTAGCGTACAATCGCTGAGGGTCAAGGAGCGGCCAATTACCCCTACAGAGTAACTTGAATAACAGAGGTTTACCAGAATCCTCTGAAATTTTCCCTGACTTTGACAACAGCTTTGTTGTTAATCTATTATATAATCAATTTAAACAACAAGAAAGTTGTTTTACTGCCTCCCCTGCCTACCGCGTAGAGAGAACA
Encoded here:
- the sufR gene encoding iron-sulfur cluster biosynthesis transcriptional regulator SufR, whose amino-acid sequence is MTTTQPASTKDDILQYLLKNGQSTAQDLAEELSISPQATRRHLKDLEGEGLIEYFAVQNKIGRPQHIYRLSRQGRGRFPHNYDNFAVSFLNTLVETVGEQQVGEILKKQWQHKAAEYQLRVGKGSLGERMRKLLEIRQEEGYMAELVALEAEKSYVLAEHHCAIAEVAGSYPSICGHELEMFALLLPDCTIERTHWINQGEQRCGYLIRTC